A genomic stretch from Bos javanicus breed banteng chromosome 3, ARS-OSU_banteng_1.0, whole genome shotgun sequence includes:
- the CD2 gene encoding T-cell surface antigen CD2, translating to MNLACEILASFLLIFTVPTKGEDPESIVVWGALDHDLNLDIPGFPRSDIVADIKWNRNKNKIARIKKDMPLHNETDKYDMFTNGTLKIKTLMRNDSGLYEVEVYDSNGVNRLSKKFDLKIQEMLSGPEINWICTNRTVSCKVENGSNPKLELFLNTTRVKQDRGKLITYTWNTRWNKTFKCVASNHVDSKVSIEIAVCPDEGLDLYLIIGICVGGTVFLIFVALLIFYISRRKKQSRRRDDEELEIKAQRAILEERGRKPQQTPVSTPANPGMSQTPPVPGHRSQPPAHRPRALGPRVQPQQKRLPPTPGTQVHQQKGPPLPKPRVQTKPPCDAEENS from the exons ATGAACCTcgcatgtgaaatcttagccaGCTTCCTTCTGATTTTCACTGTTCCCACCAAAG GTGAAGACCCTGAAAGCATTGTCGTCTGGGGTGCCCTGGATCATGACCTCAACCTGGACATTCCTGGTTTTCCAAGAAGTGATATAGTGGCAGATATAAAAtggaacagaaacaaaaacaagattgCACGAATAAAGAAAGATATGCCACTTCACAATGAAACGGACAAATATGATATGTTTACAAATGGAACTCTGAAAATTAAAACTCTGATGAGAAACGATAGTGGTCTCTATGAGGTAGAGGTTTATGATTCAAATGGAGTAAACCGACTGAGCAAAAAATTTGATTTGAAGATTCAAG agatGCTCTCAGGACCTGAAATTAACTGGATCTGTACCAACAGAACTGTGAGCTGCAAGGTAGAAAATGGAAGTAATCCTAAATTAGAACTGTTTTTAAATACGACCCGTGTCAAACAAGATCGTGGGAAGCTCATCACCTACACGTGGAACACCAGATGGAATAAAACATTCAAGTGCGTGGCGAGTAACCATGTCGATAGCAAAGTCAGCATAGAGATCGCCGTGTGTCCAG ATGAAGGTCTGGATTTGTACCTCATCATCGGCATTTGTGTAGGAGGCACCGTCTTCCTCATCTTCGTGGCACTACTCATTTTCTACATCAGCAGGAGGAAAAAACAGAGCCGCAGGAGAGATG ATGAGGAGCTGGAGATAAAAGCACAGAGAGCGATCCTTGAGGAAAGAGGCCGGAAGCCTCAACAGACTCCAGTCTCGACTCCTGCAAATCCAGGCATGTCCCAAACTCCTCCAGTACCTGGCCATCGTTCTCAGCCCCCCGCTCATCGTCCACGGGCTCTTGGCCCCCGTGTCCAGCCCCAGCAGAAGAGGCTTCCTCCGACGCCAGGCACACAAGTTCACCAGCAAAaaggccctcccctccccaagccTCGCGTTCAAACAAAACCTCCCTGTGACGCCGAAGAAAACTCCTAA